The genomic window GAGTCTGAAATATCGTGATAAAGCTGACCTAGGCAGTACCTCGACCCGAGATAAGTAGCAAGCATGAGAACGGCTTCTGACCCTCCCATCATCTGCGTAGGAGCCTCGACGATACAGGCAAAGACCAGACCGAGCGAAAAGACGTCGCACTCAAATGAATAATGATGATTGAATACTTCAGGAGCCATAAAAACGCGCGTACCGCCCACCGTCGTCATGTACGAGTCGAACGAGATATCCTGACTTCCTTGAATCCCTTCGTTGATGTCCCAGACCGCTTTCGCCAAACCGACGTCGGCAATCTTCagcacgccgtcgccgtcgatgagTATGTTGTCCGGtttcaaatcgcgatgcGCCACTCCTCGTCCGTGAATGAATCGAATTCCCAAGGAAAGCTGGCGACACCACTGGAGTCTCTTCTCGTGGTCCGGTCGATCTTTCAGCAGATAGTCACCGAGACTACCCCCTGGGCAATAGCGAGTGACGATGCCAATTCCTCGGCCATTgggaaatttgaaattgtaGTAATGGATGAAGCCGATGACGTAGGGATTTCGCAGCTTGCTCAACGTCTTCGCCTCTTCGGTGGCGTCCTGCAAACCCTGTAGGCTTGAGAGAAGGGAAAGAtcgcttcgattcgtcgcgactGAAATCACTTTAATGGCGACGTTAGCGCCATTGCGATCCGTAGCCTTGTAAACGACGCCAAATGCTCCGCGACCCAGTTCGCGTTCGAGCCGATAGCGCCCGTTTTGTGTGGCATAGGATTGAGCTTTACTTTTGGTGAGGTACTCGAGTCCATTCAGTCCGTAGGACATTGGGAGTCGAGCTGGCCGAGAAGCGTGAGGGGGTTTTCAGGGGAAAGACGGTTTCGGCACTCTAGATGGTCATTGGATCAAGATCTCGTGATAAATTTCCATTCGGAAAACACCCAGGTCCCCATCATTCCACCGTGCGGTTTACTTGCCAGGAGAGGACTGTCGCGGGTTCCCGATGCGAAACGCTTATCTGAAAAGTTCTAGTAGAAAATCTCGCTGCCTTTACAAGCTTGTGCGAGCAGCGTTTCTCGTCTGAGCAGCGCCGCATTTCGATGCAAAGCTCGAtcgtagcgcgcgcacgGTGGCCCTGAGAAGGGCAGAGAAACCGTCAAACCGTTCAGAAAACAACTTACTATTGCACATGCAGCTACTTTGCTTGTCAGCGCAGAATACTAAGTCGTGGTTATTAAACATTCAAACAACAGAGCAAtgaaagacaaaaacaaaaaagtcTCGTgtctccttcgttttctaaaaACAgcaagatgatgatgatggctTTGGATCGCGGAGCCTTACAACGGGTAGTTTCCTAGCCTTGTCAATAGTATTCAATGTTCTCACCACGTGATCAATACCGCATCGATCATTATAATCATGGTGGCACATTTCATTAATGAGACGAATTTCACTCTGACACTCACAGTGAGTAGCATGCTTAAGCGTCATCAATGAGCACGCAGCATTATTTCTGGAGACTGGAATCTTGTGATAAAGTTCACCtaggaaaaacgttttcttgttcCAGCGCGCAAGGATCGCGACTGCAGAACTGTGCGGAGCCTCAATGATGCAAAGAAAGACAAGGCCAAGTGAAAAGATGTCGCACTCACACAAATAATGGCGATTGAACACTTCAGGAGCCATAAATGGAAGCGTACCTTCTATGGTTGCCATGTATTGGTCAAAGGAGCTATCGTGGCTTTTTTGACTACTTTCACTGATCTCCCAGACCGCTTTTGCCACACCGACGTCGGCAATCttcagcgcgtcgtcgtcatcaatgAGTATGTTGTCCGGTTTCAAATCACGATGCACAATCCCTTGCTCATGAATATACTGAATTCCCAAGGAAAGCTGGCGACACCACTGGAGTCTTTTCGCGCGGTCTGGTCGATATTTCAGCAAGTAGTTACCAAGACTACCGTCGGAGCAATACCGAGTAACGATGCTGAATCCTTGACCACGAGGAAAAGTGAATTTATAGCAATAAATGAAGCCAATGACGTAGGGATTTCGCAGCCTGCTCAACGTCCTCGCCTCTTTCTCAGCCTTGCCCAAAGAAAGATCTTGGCTCGTTGTTGAAATAACTTTGATTGCTACGACGGTGCTGTTTTTGCAATCAGTAGCCTTGTAAACGACACCAAAGGCCCCGCGGCCAACCTCCCGTACAAATTCAAAGCGATAGTTATCGGTAGCGtggcgacgagcgtcgcTAATTGAGAGCTGAAATCTGTTGGGTCCAGAAGCCATCAGAATCACGAGAAGCGTCCAGGAATTCTTTGGGAGAAATGATTCCAATGCTCCACCCTCTTACCGGTAAATGACCATTGGTTCAAGATCTCGTGATTTCACCCGGAAAACCGCCCCCAAATTCCCAGTAACTCCAATTTGCGGTTTAGTTGTTTATGTTAGCTAAAAATAACCCAGTACAGTACATACATGCTTCAGAAATTAAATACATAGTTTAGGGAGATGGACGACCCCACGTCTCATCTTCTCAAAACGTTTTACCAAAACGTCCTCATT from Oscarella lobularis chromosome 1, ooOscLobu1.1, whole genome shotgun sequence includes these protein-coding regions:
- the LOC136185112 gene encoding serine/threonine-protein kinase 35-like — translated: MSYGLNGLEYLTKSKAQSYATQNGRYRLERELGRGAFGVVYKATDRNGANVAIKVISVATNRSDLSLLSSLQGLQDATEEAKTLSKLRNPYVIGFIHYYNFKFPNGRGIGIVTRYCPGGSLGDYLLKDRPDHEKRLQWCRQLSLGIRFIHGRGVAHRDLKPDNILIDGDGVLKIADVGLAKAVWDINEGIQGSQDISFDSYMTTVGGTRVFMAPEVFNHHYSFECDVFSLGLVFACIVEAPTQMMGGSEAVLMLATYLGSRYCLGQLYHDISDSRASSACSLMTLQYATQGEIRLINEMCYHDYHYRCSIGHVVTTLESLDKARSLPVVRLHDPQTVEGDGGCCC